The Candidatus Cloacimonadota bacterium genome contains the following window.
ATCCCAGAACCTACCATTAATGCCGTTGGAGTAGCCAAACCAAGTGCACAAGGACAGGCAATCACCAAAGTTGCAATTGTTGCCATTAAAGCAGCCGCAAGTCCCTGCGAGGGCAGAGAAAGCGGCAGTACAGATAGTATTGTGGCGGCAATGGTAGCCATAAAACCGGGGAATACTAACCACGCAACAAATACTGAAACTGCCAAAAGCAATATAACCGGAACAAATATCGCAGTTATCTTATCGGCAAGAAGTTGGATTGGAACCTTGGAATGCTGTGCTTCACTTACCATCCTTATTACTTGTGCCAAAAAGGTTTCGCTACCAATCTTGCTGGCTTTTGCTTTAAAATATCCCTCCAGATTGATCGTTGCACCCAAAACCATATCTCCCTGGCTGCGCATAACCGGCATAGATTCCCCAGTCGCCAAAGATTCGTCCAAAGCACTGCTACCTTCTGTTATAATTCCATCTGTTGGCACTTTTGATCCCGGTTTCACCACAAAGATATCCCCTTCTTTTATTCGATGGATTGGCACTTCCTTTTCTTGACCATCAACCATTAAAATTGCAGTTTTCGCCCCCAGTGAGATCAGTTTTCGGATTGCTTCCGATGCCTTTCCCCTTGCTCTACTTTCCAGATATCTTCCCGTAAGATGAAAAGAAAGGATCATTGCCGCGATACCGGCAAAATCGTGAGCAGATATACCTTTTACCACCAAAGATAGAGGACTTACCATCAAAGAGGAAATCGTGCCCAAAGCAATCAATACATCCATATTTGCTGCCCTACTTTTCACCGATTTGAATGCCGATACATACACGTGTCTCGCCGGGAATAGCATCGCCGACAGCGAGAGGGCAAACATAATCCATGCATCAGCTATATGATCAATTATCTCCCCACCGAAAAACATGTGAGGAATCATCAATAAAACTACAATTGCAGTAATTATCCAACTGATTGTCATGCGTTTGCGTGCTATATGCATCTTGCTTATCTGCTCATCTTCATCAATATGAAGACTATCTCGAATCTTAAAGCCAAGATCGGTAATGCTTTTAAGTATCCTTGCCTTATCCACTTTGTGCTCATCAAATTCTACCATTGCTTCTTCTAAGGCAAGATTCACATGTGCCGTGCTAACCCCCTTTAGCGCATTCAAACTTTTCTCTACATTGGCGCTACAGGAGGCACAATGCATACCATCAATTCCAATTTGTAATTGCATATTATATTACCTCATCTTATAAATAAATATCTATCTTTTATATATGATATTGATCCCCGCAGGTTAAAGCAAACGAATTTTTCCATGTGCTCTTGGGCTCTTTTATCCTTTTTCCAGTTACAGCTAAGTGCATTATTTTACAGATGCTGCACCCTACTTAGATTTCTGACAAAGGTCAAACACACCGCTTTGTCGCAGCAATAGCGATATTTCAAGCTGGCATCTTCTTGTTTGCACAGGAGTATCTCAACTTTAACCTTGGCTAATTTATGCTTCATGAGACCGGTGCCCATCCATATAAGGCAGAATTTTATGCACGAGATCTCGGTTTGGTGGGCTTTTTTTGACCGCACCTATGTCCATCCACCAACATTGTAGTATGGGAACCAACTCTATGCTCCGATTATTCAACGGACTTTTCATATAATAAGATAGATCTCGCAGATTGTCTCATTAGATATTTTAGCTCTTAGAATACACTGAAACATTATCGCATAAATTGCTGTTTAGCGGTGTTGATAAAGAGCGATAGTAATTGCATAAAGCTCTCTTTGGTTTATCTTATATACAAAAAAGCTACTTGAGGCAGATATGAAAAAAATTGCAGTAATTATAATCATCATGTTACTAAGCATGGGACTTTGGGCAGAAAGTAAATTCAGAATAGAAACAGAATTGGGCGCAGCTTTTACCGGTTACAACGACGTTCGTAGCCCCAACAAGGATAATAACAGTCCTCTTCTATCGTTCAAAGACGAATTGGAAACCAATCCGGGATTTAGTAGTAGATTGTTGTTACACTATCAACCACATCCACGTCACCGGATTTCACTTTTAGCGGCGCCACTAACCCTGAAGCCAAAGGGAATTTTGAAACAAGATATAATGTATGAAGGTGTGCTATTTAACGAGGGTGAATCCATCAATGCGGAATATCGGTTTGATTCCTACCGTTTGGGCTATCGTTACATCTTCCCCAAACGGCTGATAATATTAAAATCTGTGGGAGTAGCAGCTAAGATACGTGATGCCGAAATTCTTTTGGAAAGCACAAATAAGCGTTCCACAAAAACCAATACGGGCTTTGTGCCTTTGATAAATATGGATTTGGGGTATAAGGTTATGGAAGAGCTGGAATTGGTATTGGAAGCAGAAGGATTGGGCTCACCCTATGGCAGGGCAGAAGATGTTTATTTGGGCTTAGATTTCACCATCAACAACAAACTAAATATGCGGACTGGGTATCGACTTTTAGAAGGCGGTAGCGACAACGATGAAGTATATACCTTTGCCGCAATTCATTATGCAACGGTGGGATTTAGCATCAAGTTGTAGTTAGATAAGGAGATATAAATGGAAGCCTTCAGTTTCCACAACCCCACAAGAATTAATTTTGGTGAAAACCAGATTGGAAATTTGGGCAAGTTTATAAAACGCGATGGCATCACTAAGTGCCTGTTGATAGCAGGAGGCGGATCGCTAAAAAAGAATGGAGCATACAATCAGATAATCAACAGCATGAAAGCCGTAGATATAGAATTAGTTGAATGCTGGGGTGTGCGAGCAAATCCCACTTTAGATAAAGTAAATGAGATTCTACAAACCTTAAAACAATCTGAAGCTCAGGCAATTATTGCCGCCGGTGGAGGATCGGTAATAGATACGGCAAAAGCAGTGGCGGCGGGGTTTTATCTGGAAGATCCCTGGCAGGCTTTTATAAGTAATACACCTGTGCAACAAGCATTGCCAATATATACCGTGCTTACTTTTTCGGCAACCGGAAGCGAAATGAATGGAAATGCTGTAATCACCAATACCGCTACCAAAGAAAAGTTTGGCATGTTTTCGCCTGCGCTGTATCCACGCCTAAGTATTATCGATCCTACATTACAAAGCACACTTCCCTTCTATCAGACTGCTAATGGTGCTATGGATGCCACGGCGCATATATTGGAGTACTACTTTGCCGATGAACAAGCTTTGAGTACCTTAGCAATCAACGAAGCTCTGCTGCATACAATAGCAGAGATGACAGACCGGTTACAGCAAAATCCGGAAGATCATGTTGCTCGAGGTAATTTGGCGTGGAGTGCTACTCTGGCACTGAATGGTATTAGTGGAGTGGGTATGCACGGTGGGGATTGGGCTTGTCATGGTATTGAACACTCTTTCAGTGCCTTGCATCCAAATATTGCTCATGGAGCTGGATTGGGAGTTATTTTCCCTGCTTGGATAGAATATCTTAGCGAAAAAAATCCCACCCGCTTTTTACGCTGGGCAAAAAACGTTTGGAAAGAAGATAGCATTGCTTTGGCCGTAAAACGCTTTAGGGACAAATTACATAGTTGGGGAATGGCTACAACTCTAAGAGATTTGGGCATCAAACAAGATGACCTGAGTGTTCTTTTGAGTATGATTATGATTCAGCCGACCATCGGAGGAGTGTTCAAGCTAGAAAAAGAAGAGGTTCGTTCGCTATTGATGCTGGCTTTTTGAAGCAGTAGAAATCCCAATCCAAAGAAATTAAGACAATTAACAAAGGGCGATTACTTATGTAACCGCCCACAATCTTTTACAGAGTTTAGATAAGTCCATCTCTTTTAAGTAAGGCTTCCGGATCCAGAGGGCGTCCTCGGAAGGCTTCAAAAAGCTCTTGCGGATGGAATGCATTACCCCTACTAAGGATGTACTTGCGGAATTTTTGTGCTGTGTTTTGATCGAAAATACCGTTTTCGACAAACATGCTCCAAGCATCTGCCTCTAGAGCTTCTGCCCATTTATAGGAATAGTATCCCGCTGCATATCCACCGGCAAAAATATGGGCGAAAGCACAGCTAGTATTGGTTCCTTCCACTGGAGGTAATAAGGTAAAGCGTTCGGTATGCTCACGCTCAAATTCGTTTATATCGTTTATCTTTGTGGGATCTGTCAAGTGCCAATCAAAATCCAGATTTGCATAGCGTAATTGACCAACATTGGCATAGCCGGCATTGAAGTTCTTGGCGGCAATAACTTTATCTAAAAGCTCTATTGGTAAAGGCTCTCCGGTTTCATAATGACGAGCGAAGAGATTCAAAGCTTCTTTTTCCAATAACCAGTTTTCCATAATCTGACTTGGCAACTCCACAAAATCCCATAATACAGAAGTTCCCGAAAGAGATTTATAGTATCCATCTGCCAATAGCGAATGCAAGGCATGTCCAAATTCGTGGAAGATAGTACGAGCTTCATCCAAACGGAGGAGTGAAGGGCTCTTATCGGTAGAAGGAGTAAGGCTTCCCACAATCATTACTTGGGGTCTGCGCATGCCATCATGATGGAGTCCCTGCCCTTGTAAACTGCTTTTCCAGGCTCCGCCCCGCTTGGTTTCTCTGGGAAAGATATCTATATATAACAAGCCTAAATAGCTACCGTCTGCATCATGGGCTTCCCAAGTTGTTACATCTTCATGATACACTGGCACATCGTAAACCTGTTTCATGGTAATTCCATATATCTTTTGGGTAACAGTGAAGAGACCATCAATAACGTTTTCCACCTTAAACCAGGGTCGTAATTCTTCGGGATCGTAGGCAAAGAGTTTTTCTTTGAGTTTGTTGCTGTAATAACCCCAATCCCATCCCATCAATTCTTCAATGCCATCAAGCTCTTTGGCAAATTTGGCCACTTCATCTCGCTCTTTTTGAGCGGCAGGATACGCTACTTCGTAAATTTGATCTAAAAAACTGCGCGCATTATCAACACTTGCCGCCATGCGATCTTCCAATACGTAGTCGGCATGATTCTGATAGCCCAATATCTTTGCTCGCTCTTTGCGTAGAAGCAGGGTGCGCTTGATGTTTTCTTGGTTGTCAAAATCGTCACGGAATGCCCTTGAACTGTATGCCAAAGAGATTTTGCGGCGGATTTCTCGGTTTTTGCAATATGTCAATAGCGGCATCACGCTGGAAGGTTGCAAAGTAAAAAGCCATCCACCATCTTTGCCCTTCTTTTTGGCAGTATATTCTGCGGCATCCAAAGCACCTTGAGGCATCCCTTCCAAATCTTTAGGGTCTGTAATGTGCAGTTCAAAAGCGTTGGTGGCATTCAATACATTATCACTAAATTTGGGTGAAAGCTTAGAAAGCTCCATCGCTATTTCGGTAAAGCGCTTTTTATCGGCATCATTCAGTAAAGCACCGCCGCGAATAAAACTCTTATAGCTCCTCTCTATCAAGCGATAGCGTTCTGCTTTGCGCATTGTCTCTTTATCATCTATATCGCTTGGCAAATTTGGTTGGGATTTGCCTGCTACTTCCTGTTCATACACTGCCTTTACTCGTTCAAAGATCTTGGGATCGGTGGCTATTGAAGAGCTAAATTCTGCAAGCATGGGGGATATTTTCTGTGCCAAAGCCTTAAACTCGGCATTGGAATGAGCACCTAAGAGATTAAAATAAACCGTAGACGCATAATCTAACTCCACTCCGCTCATATCCATGGCAAGAATTGTGTTTTCGAAAGTAGGTTGTTCGGGATTGTTCTTGATTGCTTCAATATCTGCTTTGGCGATTCTTAACCCTTCTTCAAATGCGGGCATGAAGTGTTCGAGCTTTATCTCATCGAAAGGAATAGCCTTCAGACGATGATCGTTCTCTTTGCGTAGTAAGGGATTATCTTGCATTTCCGCTCCTTATCTTTTGTAATTTTTACTTTAATACAATCTTATAGAGTTCAGCTTTCTCGTCAATCCTTTTCCTTCGATGAGCTTTTCTTCATTCAAAGCTAAATTGCCATAGATTTCTCTTTACTAATGGCAGGGATTTAAAAAGATGGTTCAATATGAGATTACTGAAAAAATAGGAATAAGGATAGATATTAAAATGCAGAATGCAAAACCTCTAGATACCTTAAGAATCCGCCGACAAAAAGCTCTGTTAGGCGGAGGCGAAAAGCGCATCACCGAGCAGCATGAGAAGGGTAAGCTTACTGCCCGTGAGCGGATTAAGCTACTGGTGGATCCTGACAGCTTTGAAGAGTTTGACCTCTTCATGAAACATCAATGCACCAATTTCGAAATGGATAAAACTTCTTATGACGGGGATGGAGTTGTAACCGGGAGTGCAACTATCAACGGAAGAGTTGTTTATATCTTTGCCCAGGATTTCACAGTTTTTGGCGGATCTCTCTCCAAAACATACGCTGAGAAAATATGCAAGATCATGGATATGGCTCTCAAGAATGGGCGCCCACTCATTGGACTTAACGACTCTGGTGGAGCCCGCATTCAAGAAGGTGTTGATGCTCTTGCTGGATATGCCGAAATCTTTTGGCGCAATGTAATGGCAAGTGGCGTAATTCCCCAAATCTCTGCAATATTAGGTCCTTGTGCTGGGGGAGCTGTTTATTCTCCTGCCATAACAGACTTTGTAGTAATGGAGAAAAACAACAGCTATATGTTCGTAACCGGCCCCAAAGTAGTGAAAACAGTCCTAAACGAAACCGTGAGTATCGCCGATCTCGGCGGCGCCAAGATCCATTCCAGTAAAAGCGGTGTGGCGCATTTTATGACCAACAGTGAAGAAGAAACTCTATTGCTCATCAAAAAGCTGCTATCGTATTTGCCAAGCAACAATATGGAAGACCCACCTGTATTCCCAAGCCCCGATCCGGTTACACGTTCTTGCTCAGAGCTTGATGATGTTATTCCCGAGAATCCTAACAAACCCTACGACATTTTGGATGTTATATATCCTGTGATGGACGACGGAGAGTTTTTACCTGTAATGAGCAACTTCGCACAAAACATCATAGTAGGTTTTGGCAGATTGAATGGACACACAGTTGGATTGGTGGCAAATCAACCTAAAATACTAGCCGGAGTATTGGATATAGATGCATCCATCAAAGGTGCTCGATTTGTACGTTTTTGTGATGCCTTCAACATCCCTCTACTTGTTTTTGAGGACGTTCCCGGCTTCCTACCCGGCACTTCTCAAGAGCACAATGGCATCATCCGCAATGGAGCAAAACTGCTCTATTCCTTCGCCGAAGCAACGGTTCCCAAAATTACCGTGATTATACGCAAGGCGTATGGCGGTGCATATTGTGTGATGAACAGCCGACACATGAGGGCAGATTTGGTTTATGCCTGGCCTTCGGCGGAGATAGCGGTAATGGGTCCCAAAGGAGCAGTAGAAGTTATCTTCCGCAAGGAAGCAAAAGATAGCGAGAATCCCAAACAAGTGTTGAAAGATCGCGAGGAAGAGTATCGGGATGCATTTTCGAATCCCTACCGGGCGGCTGAACGTGGATATATTGATGATATTATTGAGCCTTCACAAACCCGTTTCCGACTTATTAGAGCACTGGAAATGCTGGCTAATAAAAAGGACAGCATTCCTCCACGCAAACACGGAAACATCCCCTTATAGGTGTTTAGAATGCAGAAAACATTGCTTTTAATTCTGAGCCTGATGCCATTATGGCTCTTTGCTCAAATCAATTCGCTATCTCAGGAACAAGCAGCAGCAGATTCGATTGCGCTGGTGCGTGAGCAGGAAATTGCCTCCGAATTTGGTTTTCGTGATAGCAACACGCTCCAAGACGTGGCGCAAAAGTTAAAGATAAGCAACATAAAAGACTGGAAACAAGCTCTTAACTTAGAATCGGAAAACCTGGCTTTGGATGCCATGACCCTACGCAAGTTAGGAATAACTCCATATCGAGCTTTTTTGGCCAAACAAAGTGTTTTATACGGATATAACGAGCGCAGCACTCTGTCTGAGGTTTCTGCAACCCTCAATATGCCCATCCAAAAGCTGAAATTGATGCTTGGTTACGATGATCCTCTTAATAAATATCCAGACCGTATGTCCTTGCAAGCTTTGGAGATAGATCTGGATACGATTCGTGACATCAGTATAGATTTTAACGACAACATAACCGGGTATGCCGGATCTGTTATGATGGTTGGTATGTTGGTTGTTTTTTCTGCTCTAATCCTCATAAGTTTGATTATTGGCCAATTGGTTCATATCAACAAAAAGAAAAAAAGCCCAAAAACCATCACACTCAACCCCGCAGGAAAAGTGAAAGCTGCCCCTAAAACGATTAGCAGTAATGTGATTGTTGCCGCCATCACTGCCCTCCATCTGCACAAAATGGACTTGGAGGAACGCCGCAAGATGGTGCTCACTTTCCGCCGCACTCCCACCAATCAGTGGAAAGCAAGTGCCGTGCTCGCCATGCCAAACCGTGAAATGAACTCGTTAAGGAGACCCCGATGAAAAGCTATAAATTATTAATTAACGGCGAGCGCTATGATGCCCGTATCGTGGAGTATAGCAGCACCCATGCCAAGATAAATATCAACGGTCATGACTATTTGGTTCAAATCGAAGAAGATCACAGCTCCGACGTACCCAAACTGGGAGGGCAGGAAAAAGCTGTACCTATGGCTCCAAGCTTTAGTAGCGATTTCGACTTGGGTTCAGGAGAAATGCGCGCTCCATTACCCGGCGTTATCGTTTCCATTCCCGTTAAAGAGGGAGACGAAGTTAAATGCGGTCAGACCATAGCCATTATTGAGGCCATGAAGATGGAATCGGAAATTGCTTCGCCCATTGATGCTAAGGTAAGCAAAATATCTGTAAAAGAACGCTCTTTGGTTCAAGAAGGAGACATTCTGATGATACTTGAAGGAGAGGAGGTAAAAACTGCTCCCTCTACCACTCGCAAACACAATAAACCGCAAAATACGGCAAACTTCCAACCGGTTGTAGCTCCTCAACCTAACTTAGATGATCTAGTTCTAAGTGCCCCAATTCCAGGAACAATAATAGACGTTAAGGTAAGCCTCGGTCAAAGCGTAAATGAGGGTGATGTAGCTCTTGTATTAGAAGCCATGAAGATGGAATCCGATATCCATTTCTTGCGCAGCGGCAAGGTTAGCAAAATCCATATTAACAGAGGCGATAACGTACAAGAAGGCGATCCTCTGATAGAATTGGAAGGATAAGTCATGCAAGAATTGATGCAATTTATTCAAACTACAGGTTTCCTAAACGTAGAGTTGGGCAATATTGTTATGATTGCCGCCGGCTTACTATTTGTCTATTTGGGAATTAGCAAAGAATTTGAACCCCTGCTTCTAGTACCAATCGGATTTGGCATGATCGTTGGCAATATCCCCGGAGTTTCAGCTCAGGGATTGGGAGTTGAAAGTGAAGGCTCCGTACTATCATATCTCTATTTTGGGGTTAGCAAAGGCATCTATCCTTCATTAATCTTTTTGGGTGTGGGAGCTATGACCGATTTCACTGCTCTGATCGCAAATCCCCGCTTAATCCTTTTGGGCGCCGCTGCTCAATTTGGAATTTTTGCCACTTTCATGGGGTCAATCTTACTGGGATTCACTATTCTTGAAGCAGCTTCAATTGGTATAATTGGTGGAGCAGACGGCCCCACATCCATTTTCCTTGCTTCCAAAATGGCACCCCATCTTTTGGGCTCAATTGCCCTCGCAGCTTATTCATATATGGCTTTAGTGCCGGTTATTCAACCGCCCATAATGAGACTGCTAACAACCAAGAAGGAACGTGTTATCCGCATGAAGGCATTACGTGTGGTAACAAAGAAAGAAAAGATCTTTTTCCCTATCGTGGCTTTTATCGTAACCTCATTTATTGCCCCGGGATCTGTTGTATTACTGGCTATGCTGTTTTTGGGCAATCTTCTTAAAGAATGCGGAGTAACAGATCGCCTTGCCATAAGTGCCAGATCCGTTCTGATTGATGTTGTAACTGTTTTGATTGGGCTTACCGTTGGCGCAAAAACCACTGCTGCAGTATTCTTAACGCCAAATACCATCAAAATATTCATTTTGGGAGCCGCCAGTTTTTGCGTAGCAACTGCCGCCGGAATAATCTTTGCCAAAGTTATCAATCTTATCTCAAAAAACAAGATCAATCCTCTGATAGGCGCAGCAGGAGTTTCAGCCGTTCCCGCATCTGCCCGCGTTGCTCAAATGATTGGACAGCAATACGATAAAGCAAATTATCTGCTTATGCATGCTATGGCACCAAACGTGGCAGGCGTAGTGGGTTCTGCCGTAGCAGCCGGCGTGTTGCTTGGCATCTTTGGCTCATAAGCATACTTCTATACTTAGCCCCCTTATTATAGGGGGGTTTTTTTTCTCTCTACTATTCTGCCTCATCGGTTTATACTATTCTTACCGATGGTTTCAGCCAAGATTCTCCTGCAAATACAAGATAATAGCAGCCTTAAGCTTAGTTAATTGTACTCTTAAAAAATAGGGAAGGGTTTAGGATACTGGGGGTAGAGAAAGTTGACATAGCCTGAGACTCAGATAGGCAAAATCCATATTGGGGCTTCATTAAGCCATCTTGATACTTTGAATATAAAGGAGCTTATGGTTTTGCAAAGAAGATGTTTTCAGCTCAGGAGAAACTGGATATAATAAGCGGCTCCTGTTTTAATCTATCCACGAATATAAATATCATAATTCCGGGCTACAATCACCCGTAAATGGCATTTTAAGCTCTATCGATGTGTAATAATTACTCCATTAATAGTAGTTTACTGACTATTCAACAATCAAGTTTTAGATGGATTGCCGGCTTTCAAAGCAGATTATTGTGCTAATCTATTCGCTAATGGAATTTTCAAAACGGTCTAAAAGAATACGTCCGCAGTTTTCACAATAGACAATCTTGTTCCTCAATTGTAGCTCAATGCGCATCTGTTGACGAATCACAAATCCACATCCACCACAAGATCCATCCCGGTTATACACAACGGCAAGATTATCCTTATGCTTAATGAGATTGCCATAGCGTTTGATTAGGGGTGTGGGCAAAGTTACTGCCAGCTTATTGCGCTCAGTGCGGGTATCTTCAATTTGCTGTTCCAAAGAGTCAATTTGAGCCTTCAGATCACCTTCTTTAGAGCGCTTATTAGCTTCTGCCTCTTGTAGTGCTTTCTTATATTTTTCAATGGTAGTTTTAATTTCGGTTTCACTATCCATAAGCTGTAAAAGCTGATTCTCAATCTCCGATATTTTGTCTTTCAAATATGCGATTTCGCTGTTTAATGCTTTGTATTCTTTGTTGGTTTTAATTTCAGATAGCTGTCCTGAGTATTTTCGAATTTGATCTTGATGGGTTTTAATCTCACTTTCCAAAGCCCTTTGTTTTTTGTTGAGTTCTGCTTTTTCGGTTTCTCCAGCCAAAAGGTCTGCAGTTGCCTGCTCCACTCGCTCATTGATCTCGGAAAGCTGTTTGGGCAATTCCTGTTGCAAAAAACGATATCTGCCAATTTTGTTGTCCAGAAGTTGCATTTGCTCCAGGGTTCGTAGTTGTGATTCCATATATTTACTCCTTAAATAACAAGCTAATATCCAGCGACTTATAAGAATGAGTGAGTGAGCCACTGGAGATGAAGTGTACGCCAGTTTTGGCATATTGCATGATGTTATCTTCGTTCACACCACCGGAGACTTCTAACTCTACCTTTTTACCATAGCGTTTTACTGCGGTTTTGATATCTTTGATACTCATGTTATCCAACATAACTCGATCCACTTTTGCAGTAACGGATTCCTCCAGCTCAGCAAGGTTTGTAACCTCAACTTCCACTTTGTAACTGGCATTTTGGGCATTGATCTTTGTCACCGCTTTCGTGATGCCCCCCGCGGCACGGATGTGGTTTTCT
Protein-coding sequences here:
- a CDS encoding M3 family metallopeptidase → MQDNPLLRKENDHRLKAIPFDEIKLEHFMPAFEEGLRIAKADIEAIKNNPEQPTFENTILAMDMSGVELDYASTVYFNLLGAHSNAEFKALAQKISPMLAEFSSSIATDPKIFERVKAVYEQEVAGKSQPNLPSDIDDKETMRKAERYRLIERSYKSFIRGGALLNDADKKRFTEIAMELSKLSPKFSDNVLNATNAFELHITDPKDLEGMPQGALDAAEYTAKKKGKDGGWLFTLQPSSVMPLLTYCKNREIRRKISLAYSSRAFRDDFDNQENIKRTLLLRKERAKILGYQNHADYVLEDRMAASVDNARSFLDQIYEVAYPAAQKERDEVAKFAKELDGIEELMGWDWGYYSNKLKEKLFAYDPEELRPWFKVENVIDGLFTVTQKIYGITMKQVYDVPVYHEDVTTWEAHDADGSYLGLLYIDIFPRETKRGGAWKSSLQGQGLHHDGMRRPQVMIVGSLTPSTDKSPSLLRLDEARTIFHEFGHALHSLLADGYYKSLSGTSVLWDFVELPSQIMENWLLEKEALNLFARHYETGEPLPIELLDKVIAAKNFNAGYANVGQLRYANLDFDWHLTDPTKINDINEFEREHTERFTLLPPVEGTNTSCAFAHIFAGGYAAGYYSYKWAEALEADAWSMFVENGIFDQNTAQKFRKYILSRGNAFHPQELFEAFRGRPLDPEALLKRDGLI
- a CDS encoding iron-containing alcohol dehydrogenase codes for the protein MEAFSFHNPTRINFGENQIGNLGKFIKRDGITKCLLIAGGGSLKKNGAYNQIINSMKAVDIELVECWGVRANPTLDKVNEILQTLKQSEAQAIIAAGGGSVIDTAKAVAAGFYLEDPWQAFISNTPVQQALPIYTVLTFSATGSEMNGNAVITNTATKEKFGMFSPALYPRLSIIDPTLQSTLPFYQTANGAMDATAHILEYYFADEQALSTLAINEALLHTIAEMTDRLQQNPEDHVARGNLAWSATLALNGISGVGMHGGDWACHGIEHSFSALHPNIAHGAGLGVIFPAWIEYLSEKNPTRFLRWAKNVWKEDSIALAVKRFRDKLHSWGMATTLRDLGIKQDDLSVLLSMIMIQPTIGGVFKLEKEEVRSLLMLAF
- a CDS encoding sodium ion-translocating decarboxylase subunit beta, translated to MQELMQFIQTTGFLNVELGNIVMIAAGLLFVYLGISKEFEPLLLVPIGFGMIVGNIPGVSAQGLGVESEGSVLSYLYFGVSKGIYPSLIFLGVGAMTDFTALIANPRLILLGAAAQFGIFATFMGSILLGFTILEAASIGIIGGADGPTSIFLASKMAPHLLGSIALAAYSYMALVPVIQPPIMRLLTTKKERVIRMKALRVVTKKEKIFFPIVAFIVTSFIAPGSVVLLAMLFLGNLLKECGVTDRLAISARSVLIDVVTVLIGLTVGAKTTAAVFLTPNTIKIFILGAASFCVATAAGIIFAKVINLISKNKINPLIGAAGVSAVPASARVAQMIGQQYDKANYLLMHAMAPNVAGVVGSAVAAGVLLGIFGS
- a CDS encoding OadG family protein; translated protein: MQKTLLLILSLMPLWLFAQINSLSQEQAAADSIALVREQEIASEFGFRDSNTLQDVAQKLKISNIKDWKQALNLESENLALDAMTLRKLGITPYRAFLAKQSVLYGYNERSTLSEVSATLNMPIQKLKLMLGYDDPLNKYPDRMSLQALEIDLDTIRDISIDFNDNITGYAGSVMMVGMLVVFSALILISLIIGQLVHINKKKKSPKTITLNPAGKVKAAPKTISSNVIVAAITALHLHKMDLEERRKMVLTFRRTPTNQWKASAVLAMPNREMNSLRRPR
- a CDS encoding C4-type zinc ribbon domain-containing protein, with the translated sequence MESQLRTLEQMQLLDNKIGRYRFLQQELPKQLSEINERVEQATADLLAGETEKAELNKKQRALESEIKTHQDQIRKYSGQLSEIKTNKEYKALNSEIAYLKDKISEIENQLLQLMDSETEIKTTIEKYKKALQEAEANKRSKEGDLKAQIDSLEQQIEDTRTERNKLAVTLPTPLIKRYGNLIKHKDNLAVVYNRDGSCGGCGFVIRQQMRIELQLRNKIVYCENCGRILLDRFENSISE
- a CDS encoding heavy metal translocating P-type ATPase, which produces MQLQIGIDGMHCASCSANVEKSLNALKGVSTAHVNLALEEAMVEFDEHKVDKARILKSITDLGFKIRDSLHIDEDEQISKMHIARKRMTISWIITAIVVLLMIPHMFFGGEIIDHIADAWIMFALSLSAMLFPARHVYVSAFKSVKSRAANMDVLIALGTISSLMVSPLSLVVKGISAHDFAGIAAMILSFHLTGRYLESRARGKASEAIRKLISLGAKTAILMVDGQEKEVPIHRIKEGDIFVVKPGSKVPTDGIITEGSSALDESLATGESMPVMRSQGDMVLGATINLEGYFKAKASKIGSETFLAQVIRMVSEAQHSKVPIQLLADKITAIFVPVILLLAVSVFVAWLVFPGFMATIAATILSVLPLSLPSQGLAAALMATIATLVIACPCALGLATPTALMVGSGIGANNGILIRSGEALQRMKDVNTVLLDKTGTLTQGKPELIKMQSVMGSDSDNMSLVYSLENSSEHPLAEAFKTAAKAGKHQLLPVKNFAASVGKGISGYIGAKKYYAGSERWLKSLGIESQTHPEPDLSYAGKIYLADESSVLALFYVADTIRDEAQEMV
- a CDS encoding acyl-CoA carboxylase subunit beta, giving the protein MQNAKPLDTLRIRRQKALLGGGEKRITEQHEKGKLTARERIKLLVDPDSFEEFDLFMKHQCTNFEMDKTSYDGDGVVTGSATINGRVVYIFAQDFTVFGGSLSKTYAEKICKIMDMALKNGRPLIGLNDSGGARIQEGVDALAGYAEIFWRNVMASGVIPQISAILGPCAGGAVYSPAITDFVVMEKNNSYMFVTGPKVVKTVLNETVSIADLGGAKIHSSKSGVAHFMTNSEEETLLLIKKLLSYLPSNNMEDPPVFPSPDPVTRSCSELDDVIPENPNKPYDILDVIYPVMDDGEFLPVMSNFAQNIIVGFGRLNGHTVGLVANQPKILAGVLDIDASIKGARFVRFCDAFNIPLLVFEDVPGFLPGTSQEHNGIIRNGAKLLYSFAEATVPKITVIIRKAYGGAYCVMNSRHMRADLVYAWPSAEIAVMGPKGAVEVIFRKEAKDSENPKQVLKDREEEYRDAFSNPYRAAERGYIDDIIEPSQTRFRLIRALEMLANKKDSIPPRKHGNIPL
- a CDS encoding biotin/lipoyl-binding protein, translating into MKSYKLLINGERYDARIVEYSSTHAKININGHDYLVQIEEDHSSDVPKLGGQEKAVPMAPSFSSDFDLGSGEMRAPLPGVIVSIPVKEGDEVKCGQTIAIIEAMKMESEIASPIDAKVSKISVKERSLVQEGDILMILEGEEVKTAPSTTRKHNKPQNTANFQPVVAPQPNLDDLVLSAPIPGTIIDVKVSLGQSVNEGDVALVLEAMKMESDIHFLRSGKVSKIHINRGDNVQEGDPLIELEG